A single Ignisphaera cupida DNA region contains:
- a CDS encoding APC family permease, producing the protein MGSSELRKELGLALLTAIGIGGVIGSGVFTMPGLVASVSGPLAIFAVLIMGFITALFLYVIGKLGEIYPRAGAIYYFAREALGDLAGFITGLSFYACSFIGTAPIIYGFILYLSYFVPGLVIGLTLTSLGIALAIAILAIVTLINIIGVRYGAGLNFVLTVGKIIPLLIFVAMGLANLSPGNFQPIAPYGIGSIGLAIAFGFWMFVGFEGLVLVGEEVKEPRKIIMKAAMLTVVIVSIVYLLVMSSFIGAVKWSALGIAEKDWSSLANLSSPLADVSKALGIAFLPEIVIAGAVISTAGCFSDWVLLQARVAFALARENRLWKPLSRVSPKFGTPVNALIFSSALTAIMMILIPSFPNIVLVTMIAEFIPYAISSLSYSVKNSGGVSILLGFLGFFLGSLYIYWACWPWTLTGSVVAIASLILYPLFVKNIKVIASELRKNTWYITYLVGLPVISLLGDSTFVYNNFLPISPLNVFRMPLDVAAVLLFSIAIYTWALKTNKVEIYEQKCGRLHRER; encoded by the coding sequence ATGGGTTTCATAACAGCTCTGTTTCTATATGTTATAGGGAAGCTGGGAGAGATTTATCCAAGAGCTGGAGCAATATACTACTTCGCTAGAGAGGCTCTAGGGGATTTAGCAGGTTTCATAACAGGTCTAAGCTTCTATGCATGTAGCTTCATAGGAACTGCTCCAATAATCTATGGATTCATTCTATATCTGTCATATTTTGTACCTGGCTTGGTCATTGGATTAACACTAACATCTCTTGGCATAGCACTTGCTATAGCAATTCTAGCAATTGTTACATTGATTAACATTATAGGTGTTAGATATGGTGCTGGTCTAAACTTTGTGCTTACTGTTGGCAAAATAATACCTTTGCTAATATTTGTAGCAATGGGTTTAGCTAATTTGAGTCCAGGTAATTTCCAGCCCATAGCCCCATATGGTATTGGAAGTATTGGATTGGCGATAGCATTTGGCTTTTGGATGTTTGTAGGATTTGAGGGTCTTGTTCTTGTTGGTGAAGAGGTTAAGGAGCCTAGGAAAATAATTATGAAAGCTGCTATGCTAACCGTGGTTATAGTTTCCATAGTGTATCTACTTGTAATGTCTTCATTTATTGGAGCTGTGAAATGGAGTGCTCTCGGCATAGCTGAAAAAGATTGGAGTTCGCTAGCAAATCTCTCATCACCATTAGCAGATGTTTCAAAAGCTTTGGGAATAGCTTTTCTACCGGAAATAGTTATTGCTGGTGCCGTTATTTCAACTGCTGGATGTTTCAGTGACTGGGTTTTGCTTCAAGCACGAGTTGCTTTTGCTCTTGCTCGTGAGAATAGGCTTTGGAAACCACTATCACGTGTATCTCCAAAGTTTGGAACACCAGTCAATGCATTGATATTCTCATCAGCATTAACAGCAATTATGATGATTCTAATCCCAAGTTTTCCAAACATAGTATTGGTAACAATGATAGCTGAGTTCATACCATATGCAATCTCATCACTATCATACTCAGTTAAAAATAGTGGAGGTGTTTCAATATTGCTTGGATTTCTAGGATTCTTCCTAGGATCTCTATACATATACTGGGCTTGCTGGCCATGGACATTAACAGGTAGTGTAGTAGCTATAGCGAGTCTCATACTGTATCCACTCTTTGTCAAAAACATTAAGGTTATAGCATCGGAGCTTAGGAAAAACACATGGTACATCACATACCTAGTTGGATTGCCAGTAATATCACTGCTCGGAGACTCAACATTTGTATACAACAACTTCTTACCGATTTCACCATTGAATGTATTTAGAATGCCTCTAGACGTTGCTGCCGTGTTGCTGTTTTCAATAGCCATATACACCTGGGCTTTGAAAACAAATAAAGTGGAGATATATGAGCAAAAGTGTGGAAGATTACATAGAGAGCGATGA